One genomic region from Mesorhizobium terrae encodes:
- a CDS encoding ABC transporter substrate-binding protein produces the protein MKKAIALALTATTALAISAFSTYAADFKIGLSNGWVGSEWRTQMIDEAKAAAAAWKDKGVNVEVVVQSANVDVPGQIAQVRNFMSQGVNAIIINPNSPTAFDPIFKQAKDAGILVIATDAEVSSKDATYVGIDQKAWGAAGAKWLAETLGGKGNVVAINGVAGHPANEMRVAGYKEVFGKYPDIKIVNEVNANWDQAQGQQAMQNLLATYPDINGVWVQDGMAAGAWKSIIDAGKQSSIAATGEIRKDFIDIWTKDKLNSGASVNPPGVMASALNVAVLMLQGKELKEPAAAGQYKNAMYLPIPFIDSKNLPEAAKAVDGKPGYYSFTSQLSIEDAEKLFK, from the coding sequence ATGAAAAAGGCGATCGCATTAGCTTTGACGGCCACCACCGCGCTGGCCATATCGGCGTTTTCCACTTACGCAGCAGATTTCAAGATCGGCCTTTCCAACGGCTGGGTCGGTTCCGAATGGCGCACCCAGATGATTGACGAGGCGAAGGCCGCGGCAGCCGCCTGGAAGGACAAGGGCGTCAATGTCGAGGTCGTGGTGCAGAGCGCCAATGTCGACGTGCCCGGCCAGATCGCGCAGGTGCGCAATTTCATGAGCCAGGGCGTCAACGCCATCATCATCAACCCGAACAGCCCGACCGCGTTCGACCCGATCTTCAAGCAGGCCAAGGACGCCGGCATCCTGGTGATCGCCACCGACGCCGAGGTGTCGTCCAAGGATGCCACCTATGTCGGTATCGACCAGAAGGCCTGGGGCGCCGCCGGCGCCAAGTGGCTGGCCGAGACGCTGGGCGGCAAGGGCAATGTCGTGGCCATCAACGGCGTCGCCGGCCATCCGGCCAACGAGATGCGCGTTGCCGGCTACAAGGAAGTGTTCGGCAAGTATCCCGACATCAAGATCGTCAACGAAGTGAACGCCAACTGGGACCAGGCGCAGGGCCAGCAGGCCATGCAGAACCTGCTCGCCACCTATCCCGACATCAACGGCGTGTGGGTGCAGGACGGCATGGCCGCCGGCGCCTGGAAGTCGATCATCGATGCCGGCAAGCAGTCGTCGATCGCCGCCACCGGCGAGATCCGCAAGGACTTCATCGACATCTGGACCAAGGACAAGCTGAACTCCGGCGCTTCGGTCAATCCTCCGGGCGTCATGGCCTCGGCGCTCAATGTCGCCGTGCTGATGCTGCAGGGCAAGGAACTGAAGGAGCCGGCGGCGGCCGGGCAGTACAAGAACGCCATGTACCTGCCGATCCCGTTCATCGATTCCAAGAACCTTCCGGAAGCAGCGAAAGCAGTGGACGGCAAGCCCGGCTACTACTCCTTCACCAGCCAGCTTTCGATCGAAGACGCTGAAAAGCTCTTCAAGTAA
- a CDS encoding sugar ABC transporter ATP-binding protein, which yields MSELIVRGARKAYGATVALSRGDLHLKPGEVHVLIGSNGSGKSTLCKIVAGSVKPDAGEVLLDGKPVTIDGPRAARALGIGIFYQELSLAARRTVAENILLPAMPVKGGVFVDRTALEERAAKVIAEFKDVAGEGFAADVTVDRLRADQRQLVEIMKALATEAPILIFDEPTSALDRAQVDRFFEILRRLKQEGRAMVFISHRMDEIFSIGDRVTVIRDGATVATSAIAETNADTVIRQMVGEREAVFVDAKPPVPATAGDAVLSVANLSGAGFRDISFSVGKGEILGFGGLHGQGQSSVLRAIFGALAHNSGAIHVGGKPCAARTPAEAIRNGIAYVSGDRGRDGTLTGRPILENVTPIHFLRNGLHLARPGALTALVDGPLKALKTKFQDIGQPVNSLSGGNQQKVVIARWLVDRPSILLLDDPTKGIDLAAKSDLFQLIRSLAADGMGIVLYSSEDAELLANADRILVFNSGAVTRELKGEDRTRYNLYHAAYEAA from the coding sequence ATGTCCGAACTCATCGTTCGCGGCGCGCGCAAGGCCTATGGCGCAACGGTTGCGCTAAGCCGAGGCGACCTGCATCTCAAGCCTGGCGAAGTGCATGTGCTGATCGGCTCGAACGGCTCGGGCAAGTCGACGCTGTGCAAGATCGTCGCCGGCAGCGTCAAGCCGGACGCCGGCGAGGTGCTGCTGGACGGCAAGCCGGTGACGATTGACGGACCGCGCGCGGCGCGGGCACTCGGCATCGGCATCTTCTACCAGGAGCTCAGCCTGGCCGCGCGGCGCACCGTGGCCGAGAACATCCTGTTGCCGGCGATGCCGGTGAAGGGCGGCGTCTTTGTCGACCGCACCGCATTGGAAGAGCGCGCGGCAAAGGTGATCGCCGAGTTCAAGGATGTCGCCGGCGAAGGTTTTGCCGCCGACGTGACGGTGGACCGGCTGCGCGCCGACCAGCGGCAGCTGGTCGAGATCATGAAGGCGCTGGCCACCGAAGCCCCCATCCTCATCTTCGACGAACCGACATCGGCGCTCGACCGCGCCCAGGTCGACCGTTTCTTCGAAATCCTGCGCCGCCTGAAACAGGAAGGCCGCGCCATGGTGTTCATCTCGCACCGCATGGACGAAATCTTTTCGATCGGCGACCGCGTCACCGTCATCCGCGACGGCGCCACCGTCGCCACTTCGGCCATCGCCGAGACCAATGCCGATACGGTCATCCGCCAGATGGTGGGCGAGCGCGAGGCGGTATTTGTCGATGCCAAGCCGCCGGTGCCGGCCACCGCCGGCGATGCGGTACTGTCCGTCGCCAACCTATCGGGCGCGGGCTTCCGCGACATTTCCTTCAGCGTCGGCAAGGGCGAGATTCTCGGTTTCGGCGGCCTGCACGGCCAGGGCCAGTCGTCGGTGCTGCGCGCCATCTTCGGGGCGCTGGCCCATAATTCCGGCGCCATCCATGTCGGCGGCAAGCCGTGCGCGGCCCGCACGCCGGCCGAGGCGATCCGCAACGGCATCGCCTATGTCTCGGGTGACCGCGGCCGCGACGGCACGCTGACCGGCCGGCCGATCCTGGAAAACGTCACGCCGATCCATTTCCTGCGCAACGGGCTGCATCTGGCCCGGCCGGGTGCGCTGACCGCACTGGTCGACGGGCCGCTCAAGGCGTTGAAAACCAAGTTCCAGGACATCGGCCAGCCGGTGAATTCACTGTCGGGAGGCAACCAGCAGAAGGTGGTGATCGCCCGCTGGCTGGTCGACCGTCCGTCGATCCTTTTGCTCGACGATCCCACCAAGGGCATCGACCTCGCCGCCAAGTCCGACCTTTTCCAGCTCATCCGTTCGCTGGCCGCCGACGGCATGGGCATCGTGCTCTATTCCTCGGAGGACGCCGAACTGCTTGCCAATGCCGACCGTATCCTGGTCTTCAACTCGGGCGCGGTGACGCGCGAACTGAAGGGCGAGGACCGCACCCGCTACAATCTCTACCACGCCGCCTACGAGGCCGCCTGA
- a CDS encoding Gfo/Idh/MocA family protein has product MAQLPKERLRVGFVGTGFIAQFHLKSLVGVRNIDVVGVYSRSNEKRAHFVKLADELGLGACKNHDSLESLLGDPTLDAVWVLSPNYTRLDVMRTLHAEVKAGRSKVFAVACEKPLARTVAEAREMLRLAEDAGLNHGYLENQVFSTPVIRGKEIIWRRAASTTGRPYLARAAEEHSGPHEAWFWQGDKQGGGVLSDMMCHSLEVARHLLTAPGAARNSLRVKSVSGTVANLKWTRPHYADDLARRFGPGVDYRNHPSEDFARGVVALEDEAGNELMIEATTSWAYVGAGLRIQLELLGPEYAMEFNSLGTGLKIFMSRAVKGSEGEDLVEKQNAEQGLMPVLEDEAGVYGYTDENRHMTECFRKGETPQETFHDGLGVVEMMMGLYKSAETGETVHFPAPDLEHYVPPVARR; this is encoded by the coding sequence ATGGCACAGTTGCCGAAGGAGAGATTGCGCGTCGGATTCGTGGGCACGGGCTTCATCGCCCAGTTCCACCTGAAATCGCTGGTCGGCGTGCGCAACATCGACGTCGTCGGCGTCTACAGCCGCTCAAACGAGAAGCGCGCGCATTTCGTCAAGCTCGCCGACGAGCTCGGCCTCGGCGCCTGCAAGAACCACGACAGCCTCGAAAGCCTGCTTGGCGATCCCACGCTGGATGCCGTCTGGGTCCTGTCGCCCAACTACACCCGCCTCGACGTGATGCGCACATTGCATGCGGAAGTGAAGGCCGGCCGCTCGAAAGTGTTCGCCGTCGCCTGCGAAAAGCCGCTGGCACGCACGGTGGCCGAGGCACGCGAAATGCTGCGGCTGGCCGAGGATGCCGGGCTGAACCACGGCTATCTCGAAAACCAGGTGTTCTCGACGCCGGTCATCCGCGGCAAGGAGATCATCTGGCGTCGCGCCGCCTCCACCACCGGCCGCCCCTATCTGGCGCGTGCGGCGGAGGAGCATTCCGGCCCGCACGAGGCCTGGTTCTGGCAGGGCGACAAGCAGGGCGGCGGCGTCTTGTCCGACATGATGTGCCATAGCCTCGAAGTCGCCCGTCACCTGCTCACCGCGCCGGGCGCTGCGCGCAATTCGCTCAGGGTCAAGTCGGTCAGCGGCACCGTCGCCAACCTCAAATGGACGCGGCCGCATTACGCCGACGACCTCGCCCGCCGCTTCGGCCCGGGCGTCGACTACCGCAACCACCCATCCGAGGATTTTGCCCGCGGTGTGGTGGCACTGGAGGACGAGGCCGGCAACGAACTGATGATCGAGGCCACCACTTCCTGGGCCTATGTCGGCGCCGGCCTGCGCATCCAGCTCGAACTGCTCGGCCCAGAATATGCAATGGAATTCAACTCGCTGGGCACCGGCCTCAAAATATTCATGTCGCGCGCCGTCAAAGGCTCGGAAGGCGAGGACCTGGTCGAGAAGCAGAACGCCGAACAGGGCCTGATGCCGGTGCTGGAGGATGAGGCAGGCGTCTATGGCTACACCGACGAGAACCGCCACATGACCGAATGTTTCCGCAAGGGCGAGACGCCGCAGGAAACCTTCCATGACGGGCTCGGCGTGGTCGAGATGATGATGGGTCTCTACAAATCCGCCGAAACCGGCGAGACGGTGCATTTCCCGGCACCCGACCTCGAACACTACGTGCCGCCGGTGGCGCGGCGCTAG
- a CDS encoding ABC transporter permease, translating to MSDATQQSRTGGLGRLIRRYPFLPALIILVALLALNGIFEPRSLGFRAMTGLVSTYLALMMLAVAQTYVVFSGDIDLSAGSIVSLVNVSVIVLMQKWGGDGFSVIAACLAGALIGLACGLINGIIVAGLRLQAIVATFATSIFFTGLALTVLPVAGTPAPEAYWTTYGGRFFGIPFVLYAVVAVAIVLAFLMRMRLTTQMLAVGDDQQAAFQSGLPVTAIRIKGYVFCGLFAALAALCITGDTASGDPLVGGKMTLYSVAAVVLGGSALAGGFGTVTGSLIGALIIGLINALVFFVGTPSEWQNFAQGFAILAALMTGILVSRGARA from the coding sequence ATGAGCGACGCGACCCAACAATCAAGAACCGGCGGCCTCGGTCGCCTGATCCGGCGTTATCCCTTCCTGCCGGCGCTGATCATCCTTGTCGCGCTGCTGGCGCTCAACGGCATCTTCGAGCCGCGCAGCCTCGGCTTCCGCGCCATGACCGGCCTCGTTTCCACCTATCTGGCGCTGATGATGCTGGCGGTGGCGCAGACCTATGTCGTGTTCTCCGGCGATATCGACCTTTCGGCCGGCAGCATCGTGTCGCTGGTCAATGTGTCGGTGATCGTGCTGATGCAGAAATGGGGCGGCGACGGCTTTTCCGTGATCGCCGCCTGCCTTGCCGGCGCCCTGATCGGGCTCGCCTGCGGGCTCATCAACGGCATCATCGTCGCCGGCCTCAGGCTGCAGGCGATCGTCGCTACCTTCGCGACCTCGATCTTCTTCACCGGCCTTGCGCTCACCGTGCTGCCGGTGGCCGGAACGCCGGCGCCGGAAGCCTACTGGACCACCTATGGCGGACGCTTCTTCGGCATCCCCTTCGTGCTCTACGCGGTTGTTGCCGTGGCGATCGTGCTCGCCTTCCTGATGCGCATGCGGCTGACCACGCAGATGCTGGCCGTCGGCGACGACCAGCAGGCCGCCTTCCAGAGCGGCTTGCCGGTCACCGCCATCCGCATCAAGGGTTATGTCTTCTGCGGCCTGTTCGCGGCACTCGCCGCACTCTGCATCACCGGCGACACGGCGAGCGGCGACCCGCTGGTCGGCGGCAAGATGACGCTCTATTCGGTCGCGGCCGTGGTGCTGGGCGGCTCGGCGCTGGCCGGCGGCTTCGGCACGGTCACTGGCTCGCTGATCGGCGCCCTCATCATCGGCCTTATCAACGCGCTGGTCTTCTTCGTCGGCACGCCGTCGGAATGGCAGAACTTCGCGCAGGGCTTCGCCATCCTGGCCGCCCTGATGACCGGCATCCTCGTCAGCCGCGGAGCACGGGCATGA
- a CDS encoding alpha/beta fold hydrolase: MSRLWTALAFVALLIVSGAARAEERWLTLPEPAPMPKAEESGYAPVNGIQMYYAVYGKGDPVLLIHGGLGHADIWSSQVAELAKTHKVIVADSRGHGRSTRTEEPYGYDLMASDYLALLDHLKIDKTALVGWSDGGIIGIDIAMKHPERLTRLFAQAANVTTDGVDPGVLTNKTFAAYIERSGRDYKKLSKTPDQYDAFVAQISKMWETQPNWSKEQVAKITTPTAIVAGDHDEAIKREHTDYMAKTIPGAKEIILPNASHFAMLQAPDEYTKAVVDFIDQK; the protein is encoded by the coding sequence ATGTCGCGTTTGTGGACCGCTTTGGCCTTTGTCGCCCTTCTCATCGTCTCGGGCGCCGCGCGCGCCGAGGAACGCTGGCTGACCCTGCCCGAACCCGCGCCCATGCCGAAGGCCGAGGAAAGCGGCTATGCGCCGGTCAACGGCATCCAGATGTATTACGCCGTCTACGGCAAGGGCGATCCGGTCCTGCTCATCCATGGCGGCCTCGGCCATGCCGACATCTGGTCGAGCCAGGTGGCGGAACTGGCCAAGACGCACAAGGTGATCGTGGCCGACAGCCGCGGACATGGCCGCTCCACCCGCACCGAAGAGCCCTATGGCTACGACCTGATGGCGTCCGACTACCTTGCCCTGCTCGACCATCTCAAGATCGACAAGACGGCGCTGGTCGGCTGGAGCGATGGCGGCATCATCGGCATCGACATCGCCATGAAGCATCCCGAACGGCTGACCCGCCTGTTCGCGCAAGCCGCCAACGTCACCACCGATGGCGTCGATCCCGGCGTGCTCACCAACAAGACTTTCGCCGCCTATATCGAGCGCTCGGGCCGCGACTACAAAAAACTCTCCAAGACGCCCGACCAGTACGACGCCTTCGTCGCCCAGATTAGCAAGATGTGGGAGACGCAGCCGAACTGGAGCAAGGAGCAGGTCGCCAAGATCACCACGCCGACGGCCATCGTAGCCGGCGATCACGACGAGGCGATCAAGCGCGAGCACACCGACTACATGGCCAAGACCATTCCGGGCGCCAAGGAGATCATCCTGCCCAACGCCAGTCATTTCGCCATGCTGCAGGCGCCCGACGAATACACCAAGGCGGTCGTCGACTTCATCGACCAGAAGTGA
- a CDS encoding LacI family DNA-binding transcriptional regulator yields MAGPAKIKDIAARAGVSPATVSRALSDTGLVAEPTLSRIREVAQSLNYRPNVSARNLRTQRSMAVLMVVRDVGNPFYLEIMKGVEATARAAGYSVLMGNTENNAEREVEYFDMLRDGHADGMILITGKLPWSVQESRQHLHGLPVVVALETIEGLGLPHVQIDNVGASRAAVEHLIDLGHERIAHISGPVPEVMSVKRRDGYRQAMSAAGLAIPDGYEPVGDYLLHSGETLCRALCERPDPPTAIFVANDEMAFGTINELRRLGLDVPGDVSVVGFDDLFLSQAFYPPLTTVRQPRAEIGQEAMRQLLRVLTGDLTEAETLEMPTALQVRGSTARAKPI; encoded by the coding sequence ATGGCCGGGCCCGCCAAGATCAAGGACATCGCCGCGCGCGCCGGGGTTTCCCCGGCGACGGTCTCGCGGGCGCTTTCCGACACCGGACTGGTGGCCGAGCCGACCCTGTCGCGCATCCGCGAGGTGGCGCAGTCGCTGAACTACCGGCCCAATGTCAGTGCCCGCAACCTGCGCACACAGCGCTCCATGGCGGTGCTGATGGTGGTGCGCGACGTCGGCAACCCCTTCTATCTCGAGATCATGAAAGGCGTCGAAGCGACCGCGCGCGCCGCCGGCTATTCGGTGCTGATGGGCAACACCGAAAACAATGCCGAACGCGAGGTCGAGTATTTCGACATGCTGCGCGACGGCCATGCCGACGGCATGATCCTGATCACCGGCAAATTGCCATGGTCGGTCCAGGAAAGCCGCCAGCATCTGCACGGCCTGCCGGTCGTGGTGGCGCTGGAAACCATCGAGGGTCTCGGCCTGCCGCATGTGCAGATCGACAATGTCGGCGCCTCGCGCGCCGCCGTCGAACATCTCATCGACCTCGGCCACGAGCGCATCGCCCATATCAGCGGGCCGGTGCCGGAGGTCATGAGCGTCAAGCGCCGCGACGGCTACCGCCAGGCGATGTCGGCCGCCGGGCTCGCCATTCCGGACGGCTACGAACCGGTGGGCGACTATCTGCTGCATTCGGGCGAGACGCTGTGCCGGGCGCTGTGCGAGCGGCCGGACCCGCCGACCGCCATCTTCGTGGCCAACGACGAAATGGCGTTCGGCACCATCAACGAATTGCGCCGGCTGGGTCTCGACGTGCCGGGCGACGTTTCGGTGGTCGGTTTCGACGACCTGTTCCTGAGCCAAGCTTTCTACCCGCCGCTGACCACGGTGCGCCAGCCGCGTGCCGAGATCGGCCAGGAAGCAATGCGACAGCTCTTGCGCGTGCTGACCGGCGACCTGACCGAAGCCGAGACGCTGGAAATGCCGACGGCCTTGCAGGTTCGCGGCTCGACGGCGCGCGCCAAACCGATCTGA
- a CDS encoding tripartite tricarboxylate transporter TctB family protein, producing the protein MDKLSIDRTNAACGAIFIAAGLFFGYQSLGQEMGTAFRMGPGYFPLVLSGVLVLLGAIIAIQAMRMAGEPIGPIAWRGLFFILPAPIFFGLTVRGLGFVPSLFFTALIAAFASQRMRPTTAIIIAAALTLFSVVVFSYALGLPFQRFGPWLAGLGA; encoded by the coding sequence GTGGACAAGCTTTCCATCGACCGAACGAACGCGGCGTGCGGCGCGATCTTCATCGCCGCCGGCCTGTTCTTCGGCTACCAGTCGCTCGGGCAGGAAATGGGAACGGCCTTTCGCATGGGCCCGGGTTATTTCCCGCTCGTCCTGTCGGGCGTTCTCGTGCTGCTCGGCGCCATCATCGCCATCCAGGCGATGCGCATGGCGGGCGAACCGATCGGGCCGATCGCCTGGCGTGGCCTGTTCTTCATCCTGCCGGCCCCGATCTTCTTCGGGCTCACCGTGCGCGGGCTGGGCTTCGTGCCGTCGCTGTTCTTCACGGCGCTGATTGCCGCCTTCGCTTCGCAGCGCATGCGGCCCACCACCGCGATCATCATCGCCGCGGCGCTTACGCTGTTTTCGGTCGTCGTCTTCAGCTACGCGCTCGGCCTTCCCTTCCAACGTTTCGGGCCGTGGCTCGCCGGGCTAGGAGCCTGA
- a CDS encoding tripartite tricarboxylate transporter permease: MDLFSNLALGFMTASTLANLGFCLIGVLLGTLIGVLPGIGATATIAMLLPVTFQIGDPVSSLIMLAGIYYGAQYGGSTTAILINMPGESSSAVTAIDGYQMARNGRAGAALATAALGSFFAGTVATFLVAIFAPPLTRIALEFGAAEYFSLMVVGLVSSIALAHGSIVKALAMVVLGLLLGLVGSDIFEGTPRFTLGIREFSDGLNFVAVAVGVFGVAEILRNLENEHDRSVMIRKVTGLMPTREDFRRMTAPVLRGTALGSALGILPGGGSILASFASYTLEKRVAKNPEEFGKGAIEGVAGPESANNAAAQTSFIPMLTLGIPANPVMALMIGAMIIQGIVPGPDVAAERPALFWGLIVSMWIGNLMLIVLNLPLIGLWVKLLTVPYTVLFPAIMAFSAIGVYSVKSSAFDLYAVAFFGLLGYVLAKLRCEPAPLLLGFVLGPLFEENLRRAMILSRGDPSIFVTRPISAGLLAVAALILVVVLLPAVRKKREEVFVEEDA, encoded by the coding sequence ATGGATCTCTTCAGCAATCTCGCACTCGGCTTTATGACGGCGTCGACGCTGGCCAATCTGGGCTTCTGCCTGATCGGCGTGCTGCTCGGCACCCTGATCGGCGTGCTGCCGGGCATCGGCGCCACCGCCACCATCGCCATGCTGTTGCCCGTCACCTTCCAGATCGGCGACCCGGTGTCGTCGCTGATCATGCTGGCCGGCATCTATTACGGCGCCCAGTATGGCGGCTCCACCACCGCCATCCTCATCAACATGCCGGGCGAATCCTCCTCCGCCGTCACCGCCATCGACGGCTACCAGATGGCGCGCAACGGCCGCGCCGGCGCTGCCCTGGCAACGGCCGCGCTCGGTTCCTTCTTCGCCGGCACCGTCGCCACCTTCCTTGTCGCCATCTTCGCCCCGCCGCTGACCAGGATCGCGCTGGAATTCGGCGCGGCCGAATATTTCTCGCTGATGGTCGTCGGCCTCGTCTCCTCGATCGCGCTCGCGCACGGCTCCATCGTCAAGGCGCTCGCCATGGTGGTGCTCGGCCTGCTGCTCGGCCTGGTCGGCTCCGACATTTTCGAAGGCACGCCGCGCTTCACGCTCGGCATCCGCGAATTCTCCGACGGGCTGAATTTCGTGGCCGTGGCGGTCGGCGTGTTCGGCGTGGCCGAGATCCTGCGCAATCTGGAAAACGAGCACGACCGCTCGGTGATGATCCGCAAGGTGACCGGGCTGATGCCGACGCGCGAGGACTTCCGGCGCATGACGGCGCCGGTGCTGCGCGGCACGGCATTGGGCTCGGCGCTGGGCATCCTGCCTGGCGGCGGCTCCATCCTGGCCTCCTTCGCCTCCTACACGCTGGAAAAACGCGTCGCGAAAAATCCCGAGGAGTTTGGCAAGGGCGCGATCGAGGGCGTGGCCGGGCCGGAATCGGCCAACAACGCGGCCGCGCAGACCTCCTTCATCCCCATGCTCACCCTCGGCATCCCGGCCAACCCGGTGATGGCGCTGATGATCGGCGCCATGATCATCCAGGGCATCGTGCCTGGCCCGGACGTGGCTGCCGAACGGCCGGCGCTGTTCTGGGGCCTGATCGTGTCGATGTGGATCGGCAACCTGATGCTGATCGTGCTCAACCTGCCGCTGATCGGCCTGTGGGTGAAGCTTCTTACGGTGCCCTACACCGTGCTGTTCCCGGCGATCATGGCGTTTTCGGCCATCGGCGTCTATTCGGTGAAATCGAGCGCCTTCGACCTCTACGCGGTCGCCTTCTTCGGCCTGCTCGGCTATGTGCTGGCCAAATTGCGCTGCGAGCCGGCGCCGCTGCTGCTCGGTTTCGTGCTCGGCCCGCTGTTCGAGGAGAACCTGCGCAGGGCGATGATCCTGTCGCGCGGCGACCCGTCCATCTTCGTCACCCGTCCGATCAGCGCAGGCCTTCTGGCCGTCGCGGCGCTGATCCTGGTGGTGGTGCTGTTGCCGGCGGTGCGCAAGAAGCGCGAGGAAGTGTTCGTCGAGGAGGACGCGTAA
- a CDS encoding ABC transporter permease, giving the protein MSADALASKPAQNAVLAFLKKPLVVALILIVLLLAVGEWLSPGFASPGQVLRLLIVAALLGIVAAGQNLVILGGREGIDLSVGGIVSLAAILAGNVMNGADGGILPAILVCIVVGAFFGLINGVGVTLLRIPPLVMTLGMLGVLQGLLVVIRNGIPSGRAAPGLSDFVVKPFLLGLPGIIWLWLLIGLAMALLLRRTVFGYRVYAIGSNEQAAFMAGVPVKTIRIALFMLSGAFAAIAGMCLLGYSGSSFANVGEQYMLPSIIAVVLGGTPLSGGKGGYTGTMAGAVLLVLLQSILTTVHIDESGRQMVFGATLVALMLFYGRAKAMRS; this is encoded by the coding sequence ATGAGCGCCGACGCCCTCGCCTCGAAGCCGGCGCAGAACGCCGTGCTGGCCTTCCTGAAGAAGCCGCTCGTGGTGGCGCTGATCCTCATCGTGCTGCTGCTCGCCGTCGGCGAATGGCTGTCGCCGGGCTTCGCCTCGCCGGGGCAGGTGCTCAGGCTGCTCATCGTTGCAGCCTTGCTCGGCATCGTCGCCGCCGGCCAGAACCTCGTCATCCTGGGCGGGCGCGAAGGCATCGATCTGTCGGTCGGTGGCATCGTCTCGCTGGCGGCGATCCTTGCCGGCAATGTCATGAACGGCGCCGATGGCGGCATCCTGCCGGCCATCCTGGTCTGCATTGTCGTCGGCGCTTTCTTTGGCCTCATCAACGGCGTCGGCGTCACGCTGCTGCGCATCCCGCCGCTGGTGATGACGCTCGGCATGCTGGGCGTGCTGCAGGGCCTGCTGGTGGTGATCCGCAACGGCATCCCGTCGGGACGCGCCGCACCCGGCCTCTCCGACTTCGTCGTCAAGCCGTTCCTGCTCGGCCTGCCCGGCATCATCTGGCTATGGCTTCTGATCGGCCTTGCCATGGCGCTGCTGCTGCGCCGCACCGTGTTCGGCTACCGGGTCTACGCCATCGGCTCCAACGAGCAGGCCGCCTTCATGGCCGGCGTGCCGGTGAAGACGATCCGCATCGCGCTGTTCATGCTGTCGGGTGCCTTCGCGGCAATCGCCGGCATGTGCCTGCTCGGCTATTCCGGCTCGTCCTTCGCCAATGTCGGCGAACAATACATGCTGCCGTCCATCATCGCCGTGGTTCTGGGCGGCACGCCGCTTTCCGGCGGCAAGGGCGGTTACACCGGCACCATGGCCGGCGCGGTGCTGCTGGTGCTGCTGCAAAGCATCCTGACCACCGTGCATATCGACGAATCCGGCCGCCAGATGGTGTTCGGCGCGACGCTGGTGGCGCTGATGCTGTTCTACGGCCGCGCCAAGGCGATGCGGAGCTGA
- a CDS encoding tripartite tricarboxylate transporter substrate-binding protein, whose translation MKTLIASLATAAAIAMLTGSAMAESYPDRTITVIVPFSAGGPTDTVTRLVAEAMSKDLGQQVIVENVGGAGGTLGAARVADADPDGYTLLLHHIGMATSATLYRKLAYDTLNAFDYVGLVTDVPMTIVARKDFEPTDLKGLIDYVKANKDKVTLANAGIGAASHLCGMMFMNAIQTPFVTVPYKGTGPAMTDLVGGQVDLMCDQTTNTTKQILGGTIKAYAVTSPARLDVLPTVATAEEGGLPGFQVGIWHGIYAPKGTAPEKLDRLSKSLQKALKDENVVARFAELGTKPSPEADATPAALKAKLEGEIARWKPVIEAAGQYAD comes from the coding sequence ATGAAGACGCTCATCGCCTCGCTGGCGACGGCTGCCGCCATTGCCATGCTGACCGGTTCGGCCATGGCCGAAAGCTATCCAGACCGCACCATCACCGTCATCGTGCCGTTCTCGGCCGGGGGCCCGACCGACACCGTTACCCGGCTGGTCGCCGAGGCCATGTCCAAGGATCTCGGCCAGCAGGTGATCGTGGAGAATGTCGGCGGCGCCGGCGGTACGCTGGGCGCGGCCCGCGTCGCCGATGCCGACCCGGACGGCTATACGCTTTTGCTCCACCACATCGGCATGGCCACCAGCGCCACGCTCTACCGCAAGCTCGCCTACGATACTTTGAACGCCTTCGACTATGTCGGCCTCGTCACCGACGTGCCGATGACCATCGTGGCACGCAAGGATTTCGAGCCGACCGACCTCAAGGGCCTGATCGACTATGTGAAGGCCAACAAGGACAAGGTCACCCTTGCCAATGCCGGCATCGGCGCCGCCTCGCATCTGTGCGGCATGATGTTCATGAACGCCATCCAGACCCCGTTCGTGACGGTTCCTTATAAGGGCACCGGACCGGCGATGACCGATCTGGTCGGCGGCCAGGTCGACCTGATGTGCGACCAGACCACCAACACCACCAAACAGATCCTGGGCGGCACCATCAAGGCCTATGCCGTCACCTCGCCGGCCCGGCTGGACGTGCTGCCCACCGTCGCCACCGCCGAGGAAGGCGGCCTGCCCGGCTTCCAGGTCGGCATCTGGCACGGCATCTACGCGCCCAAGGGAACGGCGCCGGAAAAGCTCGACCGGCTCTCCAAGTCGCTGCAAAAGGCGCTCAAGGACGAGAACGTGGTCGCCCGCTTCGCCGAGCTCGGCACCAAGCCGTCGCCCGAGGCCGACGCCACGCCGGCGGCGCTGAAGGCCAAGCTCGAAGGCGAGATCGCCCGCTGGAAGCCGGTGATCGAGGCCGCCGGCCAATACGCCGACTAA